The following coding sequences are from one Pusillimonas sp. DMV24BSW_D window:
- the ispF gene encoding 2-C-methyl-D-erythritol 2,4-cyclodiphosphate synthase — MSLSIRVGQGFDVHAFVEGRPLILGGVTIPYEKGLQGHSDADALLHALTDALLGGAGLGDIGRHFPDTDPRFKGADSRILLRDAYQLVREAGWLVGNIDATIHAQAPKMAPYVADMIQYIADDLQIDAGQVNIKAKTNEGLGYLGRKEGIAANASVLLFRP; from the coding sequence ATGAGTTTGTCTATTCGTGTTGGGCAGGGGTTTGATGTTCATGCGTTTGTTGAGGGTCGTCCACTTATTCTGGGCGGCGTGACAATTCCCTATGAGAAAGGTCTTCAGGGGCACTCCGACGCCGATGCGTTGCTGCATGCGCTTACCGACGCTTTGCTCGGCGGGGCAGGGCTGGGGGATATTGGTCGTCATTTTCCTGATACTGATCCACGTTTTAAAGGGGCCGATAGCCGCATACTGTTGCGAGATGCTTACCAGTTGGTACGTGAAGCCGGCTGGTTGGTGGGCAATATCGACGCCACAATACATGCACAGGCGCCAAAAATGGCGCCTTATGTCGCAGACATGATTCAATATATAGCGGATGACCTTCAAATTGACGCCGGTCAAGTCAACATCAAGGCGAAAACAAATGAAGGTCTTGGCTACCTGGGGCGTAAGGAAGGCATTGCAGCCAACGCAAGCGTGCTGCTATTTCGCCCCTAG
- a CDS encoding peroxiredoxin: MKTVGDKLEPFKVTGVKPGFSQHEENGVSAFEDITESSFPGKWKVVYFYPKDFTFVCPTEIVGFNDLTEQFDKRDAILMGGSSDNEHVKLAWRRENADLAKLAHFQFADTSGALIDQLGIRERNEGVALRATFIIDPDNVIQHVSVNTLDVGRNPKEILRILDALQTEELCPCGREPGGETL; this comes from the coding sequence ATGAAAACAGTGGGAGACAAACTGGAACCTTTCAAGGTTACCGGCGTGAAACCCGGCTTTAGTCAGCATGAGGAAAACGGGGTGTCTGCGTTCGAGGACATCACGGAAAGTTCATTCCCGGGCAAATGGAAAGTCGTTTATTTTTACCCGAAAGATTTCACTTTCGTTTGCCCCACCGAAATTGTTGGTTTCAACGACCTGACTGAACAGTTCGATAAGCGCGACGCGATTCTCATGGGAGGCTCGTCTGATAACGAACACGTTAAACTGGCATGGCGCCGTGAAAACGCCGATCTGGCCAAGCTTGCCCATTTCCAGTTCGCCGACACCAGCGGTGCATTAATCGACCAACTGGGCATTCGTGAACGCAACGAGGGCGTCGCGTTACGCGCCACTTTTATTATCGACCCCGACAACGTTATTCAGCATGTCTCGGTTAATACACTCGACGTAGGACGCAATCCGAAAGAAATTTTGCGAATTCTCGATGCCTTGCAAACGGAAGAGTTGTGCCCCTGCGGTCGCGAGCCCGGTGGTGAAACGCTTTAA
- the tsaB gene encoding tRNA (adenosine(37)-N6)-threonylcarbamoyltransferase complex dimerization subunit type 1 TsaB, with amino-acid sequence MPDMAFNLIAFETSTTTCSVALLTERDGALQVVSASHSSQGHAEQVLPLAERLLNQTGLTRDDLDLVVFGQGPGGFTGLRVACGVAQGMAYALGVSVVPVPTLQAIAASAGPVRAPGVCRIVVQDARMGELYVAAYWLASGMRETQAAWQEIQPCVLVAAEDFDYWLDQQAREWVLPGAIGYVEMVGDGIQAHPSLQFTATVVVAGNAYPLQVLSGVPLDAKSIALQGLQLFQSGHFMTPAEAAPLYVRDKVAFTTQEREKGLGGNPRVHGKLRIEPMRLEHLDAVVDIEAEVQSFPWTRGNFADALNAGYGAWVALQQNKVVGFSVVMFAPDVAHLLVIAVAPQLQRGGVGYVLLRHAEQAARDKGLVSMLLEVRQSNLKALNFYRNRGFQSLSVRKGYYPAARGQREDALVLQKDLSATGAS; translated from the coding sequence ATGCCCGACATGGCCTTCAATCTGATTGCATTTGAAACATCCACAACAACCTGCAGCGTGGCGCTCTTGACCGAGCGTGACGGCGCACTGCAGGTTGTGTCTGCGAGTCACTCGTCGCAGGGGCATGCCGAACAGGTTTTGCCTTTGGCGGAGCGTTTGTTGAATCAAACCGGGTTAACACGTGACGACCTGGATCTGGTGGTTTTTGGGCAAGGCCCTGGTGGGTTTACTGGTTTACGGGTGGCGTGTGGGGTGGCGCAGGGAATGGCTTACGCGTTAGGGGTATCGGTTGTGCCAGTGCCGACATTGCAAGCAATCGCGGCGTCTGCAGGCCCGGTCAGGGCGCCGGGAGTGTGCCGCATTGTGGTTCAGGACGCCCGGATGGGCGAACTTTATGTCGCTGCCTACTGGCTCGCTTCAGGCATGCGGGAAACACAAGCAGCCTGGCAGGAAATTCAACCGTGTGTGCTGGTGGCAGCGGAAGATTTCGACTATTGGCTGGACCAACAAGCCCGCGAGTGGGTGCTGCCCGGTGCCATTGGCTATGTGGAAATGGTGGGTGATGGTATTCAGGCCCATCCGTCACTGCAGTTTACTGCAACAGTTGTGGTCGCCGGTAACGCGTACCCGTTGCAAGTGCTCTCCGGCGTTCCTCTCGACGCAAAGTCCATTGCCTTGCAGGGGTTGCAGTTATTTCAATCCGGTCACTTTATGACACCTGCCGAAGCTGCACCGCTCTATGTGCGCGACAAAGTCGCGTTCACGACGCAAGAGAGAGAAAAAGGGCTGGGGGGGAATCCCAGGGTGCACGGCAAGTTGCGTATTGAACCCATGCGTCTGGAACATTTGGATGCGGTCGTTGATATCGAAGCAGAAGTTCAATCGTTTCCCTGGACGCGAGGCAATTTTGCCGATGCCTTGAACGCAGGCTATGGCGCCTGGGTCGCGCTTCAGCAAAACAAGGTAGTTGGCTTTAGTGTGGTTATGTTCGCACCCGATGTGGCTCACTTGCTGGTTATTGCAGTGGCCCCCCAACTGCAGCGTGGAGGCGTCGGCTACGTGCTTTTACGCCATGCCGAACAGGCAGCACGCGACAAAGGCCTGGTTTCGATGTTGCTCGAGGTTCGCCAGTCCAATTTGAAAGCGTTGAATTTTTATCGTAATCGCGGCTTTCAATCGTTAAGCGTCAGGAAAGGGTATTACCCGGCCGCTCGTGGCCAAAGGGAAGATGCTTTGGTTTTGCAAAAAGATTTGAGCGCGACGGGGGCGTCATGA
- the ompR gene encoding osmolarity response regulator transcription factor OmpR has product MNTQNPSPARKILVVDDDPRLRDLLRRYLSEQGFNVFVAEDAKEMSKLWQREHFDLLVLDLMLPGEDGLSICRRLRGSHDNTPIIMLTAKAEEIDRIVGLEMGADDYLSKPFNPRELLARVNAILRRRGTEEHPGAPSQDNEAIEFGPYVLNLSTRTLTRNNETVPITTGEFSVLKVFARHPKIPLSRDKLMELARGREYEAFDRSLDVQISRLRKLIEPNPSKPIFIQTVWGLGYVFIPDGGN; this is encoded by the coding sequence ATGAACACACAAAACCCGTCTCCTGCACGAAAAATACTGGTCGTCGACGACGATCCACGTCTGCGCGACCTATTGCGTCGCTACTTATCTGAACAAGGCTTCAACGTATTTGTTGCCGAAGACGCCAAGGAAATGAGCAAACTTTGGCAGCGCGAGCACTTCGACCTTCTGGTGCTCGACCTCATGCTGCCCGGTGAAGATGGTTTGTCGATTTGCCGGCGCTTACGCGGCAGCCACGACAACACACCCATTATCATGCTTACAGCCAAAGCTGAAGAAATTGATCGCATTGTCGGGCTTGAGATGGGGGCCGACGACTATTTGTCCAAGCCATTCAATCCGCGCGAATTATTGGCCCGTGTGAATGCAATTTTGCGCCGCCGTGGTACTGAAGAGCACCCCGGCGCACCCAGCCAGGATAACGAGGCAATCGAATTCGGGCCTTATGTGCTGAATCTGTCTACCCGCACGCTCACGCGCAACAACGAGACCGTCCCCATTACGACGGGCGAATTCTCGGTTCTGAAAGTATTCGCGCGCCACCCTAAAATTCCCCTATCACGCGACAAACTCATGGAATTGGCACGTGGGCGCGAATATGAAGCGTTCGACCGCAGTCTCGATGTGCAAATATCCCGTTTGCGCAAACTGATCGAGCCTAACCCGTCCAAACCCATTTTCATTCAAACCGTCTGGGGGCTGGGGTACGTTTTTATCCCCGATGGCGGTAATTAA
- the ispD gene encoding 2-C-methyl-D-erythritol 4-phosphate cytidylyltransferase, with protein sequence MSKKIIAIVPAAGVGQRALDTSNEGAAVPKQYRLLKGKPMLRWSVEALLADPRVEQVRVVVAADDSRAQAVLDGLARVVVRPVGGPTRAETVSAGLADAALDNDAWVLVHDAARPGLPLSSLNRLIDICLYEQQGGLLALPVADTVKKAHKAAAFAPAEGCVLTGTAGKPATRYAVAGTLSRESLWLAQTPQMFPAELLRKALLQAHRAGVEITDEASAMERYGVEPRLIPGDPRNFKVTWPSDFDLMEKWL encoded by the coding sequence ATGTCTAAGAAAATTATTGCGATCGTGCCCGCAGCCGGAGTGGGTCAGCGCGCTTTGGATACCTCTAACGAAGGCGCTGCCGTGCCCAAGCAATATCGATTGCTTAAGGGCAAGCCCATGTTGCGCTGGTCGGTGGAGGCGTTGTTGGCTGATCCGCGCGTGGAGCAGGTCAGGGTTGTGGTCGCAGCCGACGATTCGCGAGCCCAGGCAGTGCTTGACGGTTTAGCGCGGGTGGTTGTGCGCCCGGTGGGCGGGCCAACACGGGCTGAAACCGTTTCGGCGGGTCTGGCTGATGCCGCTTTAGATAATGACGCCTGGGTTTTGGTCCATGATGCGGCACGACCAGGGTTGCCGCTTTCCAGTTTAAATCGCTTAATTGACATCTGTTTGTATGAACAACAGGGCGGTTTGTTGGCTCTGCCGGTTGCAGACACAGTTAAAAAGGCGCATAAAGCGGCTGCATTTGCTCCGGCCGAGGGTTGCGTTTTAACCGGCACTGCCGGCAAGCCCGCAACCCGTTATGCCGTTGCCGGAACGCTTTCCCGGGAATCGTTATGGTTGGCTCAAACACCGCAAATGTTTCCTGCTGAGCTGTTGCGCAAAGCGCTTTTGCAGGCCCACCGGGCTGGTGTCGAAATCACGGATGAGGCGTCGGCCATGGAGCGTTATGGGGTTGAGCCACGCCTGATTCCGGGCGATCCGCGCAATTTCAAGGTAACGTGGCCAAGTGATTTTGATTTGATGGAAAAGTGGTTATGA
- a CDS encoding ATP-binding protein, with amino-acid sequence MLLALLMLVSLGTWLHVFFSMEEGPRATQMAQRVTTSVSITRSALIYAPQEVRPALLLDLATKESLRVQPREPTDELEPIPESSYWDHVVEEIKTRLGPNAQVMWSVNQVPGIWVSFDIENDHYWLVFDREQLGLTVGLQWFWWGATALLLALIGSAISVSFVNRPLAQLARVARQVARGQIPSPLPQAGPLEVREMNDAFNRMLSDLRRIEADREIMLAGISHDLRTPLARMRLEIEMSNVDDEARQAIDEDLAQVDHSIGQLMEYARPAAALPEKGIDISKVLHDIYERERTHTEALGGHLTADIPDKLTARITAHDLKRIVGNLIENARRYGRSPVDDSCHIHLSARQERSQTLIEVSDKGAGVEASEIERLLRPFSRGEAARTGVSGAGLGLAIVERLLGHVGGRLTLISPPSGGLIARIALPLARH; translated from the coding sequence TTGCTCCTCGCCCTTCTGATGCTGGTTAGCCTGGGAACATGGCTGCACGTATTTTTCAGCATGGAAGAAGGCCCCCGCGCCACCCAAATGGCGCAACGGGTCACAACATCGGTCAGTATCACCCGATCTGCGTTAATTTATGCACCGCAAGAGGTCAGACCCGCTCTGTTGCTGGATCTGGCAACCAAAGAAAGCTTGCGCGTCCAACCCCGCGAACCAACAGATGAACTTGAACCGATCCCGGAGTCAAGTTATTGGGATCATGTTGTTGAGGAAATAAAAACCCGTCTGGGGCCCAACGCGCAGGTCATGTGGTCGGTTAACCAGGTTCCCGGCATTTGGGTCAGTTTCGATATTGAAAATGACCACTACTGGCTGGTGTTTGATCGCGAACAACTCGGGCTAACCGTTGGCTTGCAATGGTTCTGGTGGGGCGCTACCGCACTTTTGCTGGCACTGATCGGCTCGGCAATCAGCGTCAGCTTTGTCAATCGCCCGCTGGCCCAATTGGCCAGAGTGGCCCGACAAGTCGCCCGGGGGCAAATACCGTCCCCCCTGCCACAAGCGGGCCCACTGGAAGTGCGGGAAATGAATGACGCGTTCAACCGCATGCTCAGTGACCTGCGTCGTATTGAAGCCGATCGCGAAATTATGCTGGCCGGTATTTCCCACGACTTGCGCACCCCGCTGGCACGCATGCGTCTGGAAATAGAAATGAGCAATGTCGACGATGAAGCCCGACAGGCAATCGATGAAGATCTGGCGCAGGTCGACCACAGCATTGGGCAGCTTATGGAATACGCTCGGCCGGCGGCCGCCCTGCCCGAAAAAGGCATTGATATTTCGAAAGTTCTGCACGATATCTACGAGCGTGAAAGAACACACACAGAGGCACTAGGTGGCCACCTGACGGCAGACATCCCCGACAAGCTCACCGCCCGTATCACCGCGCACGACTTAAAACGTATTGTCGGCAACCTCATTGAGAACGCACGCCGCTATGGTCGCTCACCCGTCGACGACAGTTGTCACATCCATTTAAGTGCCAGACAAGAGCGATCACAAACCTTGATCGAGGTCAGCGACAAGGGGGCGGGTGTTGAAGCCTCTGAGATCGAACGTCTGTTACGCCCGTTTTCACGCGGGGAAGCGGCGCGAACCGGCGTTAGCGGAGCAGGCCTGGGGTTAGCCATTGTCGAGCGCCTGCTGGGGCATGTTGGCGGCCGCCTAACGCTCATCTCACCACCCTCAGGCGGCCTTATTGCACGCATTGCCCTGCCCCTGGCTCGCCACTAA
- the lplT gene encoding lysophospholipid transporter LplT produces MKKGFYLVMAAQALSSLADNALLIAAIAIIVDLQGPDWMAPMMKWWFALSYVVLAAFVGAFADSFPKGKVMFATNAVKVTGCIIMFSYQSFGFEVGGQLALIFCAYTLVGVGAAAYSPAKYGIVTEMLPPDQLVKGNSWIEGLTVLSIIFGTVLGGILINPNVSAVLLANPVIGSVVESRGEAAIFVIGLVYFMAAACNLLIPNTNISYPKQQTHPLKLVREFSYYVKTLWSDKLGQISLAVTTLFWGAGATLQLILIEWGAQHLGYRLDQASILMGVAAVGTVIGAVFAGRVPLKKAFSVLPLGVIMGFVVLLMPVVYSPWTVYALLILIGALSGFFVVPMNAMLQHRGHVLLSAGHSIAVQNFNEQLNILLMLGIYSLLLWLNLPINIIIVIFGLLVALLMIVFARWHYLNQKRDPSLKDQIGQHGHGQALH; encoded by the coding sequence TTGAAAAAAGGTTTTTATCTGGTCATGGCGGCCCAGGCGCTCTCGTCGCTGGCTGATAACGCGCTACTCATTGCCGCCATTGCAATTATTGTGGATCTTCAGGGCCCCGACTGGATGGCCCCGATGATGAAATGGTGGTTCGCACTTTCTTACGTTGTGTTGGCTGCTTTTGTAGGCGCTTTCGCCGACTCGTTCCCGAAAGGGAAAGTCATGTTTGCCACCAATGCCGTAAAGGTCACAGGCTGCATCATCATGTTCAGCTATCAAAGCTTCGGTTTTGAAGTTGGCGGCCAGCTTGCGCTTATTTTCTGCGCTTACACGCTGGTTGGCGTGGGCGCAGCCGCTTATTCACCGGCAAAATACGGCATCGTTACTGAAATGCTTCCCCCCGACCAACTGGTTAAAGGCAATAGCTGGATTGAAGGCCTGACGGTGCTTAGCATTATTTTCGGCACGGTACTGGGCGGCATACTTATTAACCCAAATGTTTCCGCCGTTTTGTTGGCGAACCCCGTTATTGGCAGCGTAGTCGAAAGCCGGGGTGAGGCAGCCATTTTTGTGATTGGTCTTGTGTATTTCATGGCGGCGGCCTGCAACCTTCTGATTCCAAACACCAACATTAGTTACCCCAAACAACAAACGCACCCCCTCAAACTTGTGCGCGAATTCAGTTACTACGTTAAAACGCTGTGGAGCGACAAACTAGGACAAATATCGTTAGCTGTAACCACATTATTCTGGGGCGCCGGCGCAACACTGCAGCTCATTCTTATTGAGTGGGGTGCGCAGCATTTGGGCTACCGCCTGGATCAGGCTTCGATACTGATGGGCGTGGCCGCTGTCGGCACCGTAATAGGGGCCGTATTTGCCGGGCGTGTACCGCTTAAAAAAGCCTTCTCGGTATTGCCGCTTGGTGTGATCATGGGGTTTGTCGTGCTGCTGATGCCCGTGGTGTACTCCCCTTGGACTGTTTATGCGTTATTGATTTTAATTGGGGCTTTGTCGGGGTTTTTCGTTGTGCCCATGAATGCCATGTTGCAGCACCGGGGACACGTGCTTCTTTCGGCGGGGCACTCAATTGCGGTGCAAAACTTCAATGAACAATTGAACATTCTGTTGATGCTGGGCATATACAGTTTACTGCTCTGGCTTAATTTGCCCATCAATATCATTATTGTTATTTTTGGCCTGCTGGTTGCCCTGTTAATGATTGTTTTTGCACGTTGGCATTACCTGAACCAGAAACGCGACCCCTCTTTAAAAGACCAAATCGGGCAACATGGCCACGGCCAGGCATTGCACTAA
- a CDS encoding uracil-DNA glycosylase, producing the protein MTRPERFHVLTPLQMAWLQELGLDRRLLQVAFDATQTDADKDADSPQGLKRQASTKPESEPTKLPGLPTKREKAPAVVEQAILPADLDSLKAEAAGCTRCGLHAGRHQAVFGNGQTASPDWMVIGEAPGDHDDQVGLPFQGAAGRLLQLIFEASGLAPHASFYYANAIKCRPRGGRVPRKEEIEACLPFLQAQIEQIRPRAILVLGWLAAGALLQEKDDIEQLRERVHTYTAPHGRIPVVVTYHPAALLLRGRHKAQVWRDMQLARRLKESSSESQTNE; encoded by the coding sequence ATGACAAGGCCCGAACGATTTCACGTTTTAACGCCCCTGCAGATGGCATGGTTGCAGGAATTGGGTCTCGACCGACGCCTGTTGCAGGTTGCATTTGATGCGACACAGACAGATGCTGATAAAGATGCAGATTCCCCCCAGGGTTTGAAGAGGCAAGCGTCGACAAAGCCTGAATCAGAGCCGACTAAGTTGCCAGGTCTGCCGACCAAACGGGAAAAGGCTCCTGCCGTTGTCGAACAGGCGATTTTGCCGGCAGATCTTGATTCCTTGAAAGCAGAGGCAGCCGGATGTACCCGCTGTGGTTTACATGCCGGGCGTCATCAGGCGGTCTTCGGCAATGGCCAAACCGCGTCACCCGACTGGATGGTCATTGGTGAAGCTCCGGGAGACCACGATGATCAGGTCGGACTGCCTTTTCAGGGAGCGGCCGGCCGGTTATTGCAGCTTATTTTTGAGGCCTCAGGTCTGGCCCCGCATGCCTCGTTCTATTATGCGAACGCAATAAAGTGTCGGCCTCGCGGGGGGCGTGTTCCCAGGAAAGAAGAAATAGAGGCTTGCTTACCGTTTTTGCAGGCGCAAATTGAACAGATTCGACCTCGGGCCATTCTGGTGTTGGGCTGGTTGGCTGCCGGAGCGTTGCTGCAGGAAAAGGACGATATTGAACAATTACGTGAGCGCGTGCACACCTACACCGCGCCGCATGGCCGAATTCCCGTAGTGGTGACTTATCACCCCGCTGCGCTACTGTTGCGTGGTCGGCACAAGGCCCAGGTCTGGCGGGATATGCAATTGGCGCGACGGCTTAAGGAAAGTTCTTCAGAAAGCCAGACGAACGAGTAA